Proteins encoded together in one Deinococcus hopiensis KR-140 window:
- the dnaA gene encoding chromosomal replication initiator protein DnaA codes for MLGYVRKNISEVEYHTWFAPVKNLGVQDGALVLGVRNSFAQEWFRKHYLELLEDALRSLGAQNPQVSFQVLPAVQEAMILAQDPPPPPTPLGRPSPSNASAPPAMAPTENRQTLNPKYTFENFVVGPNNNLAHAAALAVAESPGKAYNPLFIYGDVGLGKTHLMHAVGHYIAERFPGKRIEYVSTESFTNDLINAIRDDKMTQFRNRYRSVDLLLVDDIQFLAGKERTQEEFFHTFNALYENHKQIILSSDRPPKDIQTLEGRLRSRFEWGLITDIQSPEFETRVAILKMNAEHNRIDIPQDVLELIARQVTSNIRELEGALMRVVAFASLNNVAFSRSAASKALSNVFASQEVKVEMIDVLRATAAQYGMSAEMIRGSGRARDVVVPRQVAMYLIRELTAHSLPEIGQFFGRDHSTVMHAVSKVTEALGRDAELAAAVDALRDQLKYVEGEEKDA; via the coding sequence GTGCTGGGGTACGTCCGCAAAAACATCTCGGAAGTCGAGTACCACACCTGGTTCGCGCCGGTCAAGAATCTGGGGGTGCAGGACGGCGCGCTCGTGCTGGGCGTGCGCAATTCCTTCGCCCAGGAGTGGTTCCGCAAGCATTATCTCGAACTGCTCGAAGACGCACTGCGAAGTCTGGGAGCGCAGAATCCGCAGGTTAGTTTTCAGGTTTTGCCGGCGGTACAGGAGGCCATGATCCTGGCTCAGGACCCGCCGCCTCCACCCACGCCGCTGGGCCGCCCTTCCCCCTCCAACGCCAGCGCCCCGCCTGCCATGGCTCCTACCGAGAACCGCCAGACCCTCAACCCCAAGTACACCTTTGAGAACTTCGTGGTGGGGCCGAACAACAACCTCGCGCACGCGGCGGCGCTCGCGGTCGCCGAGTCCCCCGGCAAGGCGTACAACCCGCTCTTTATCTACGGAGACGTGGGCCTGGGCAAGACGCACCTGATGCACGCCGTGGGGCATTACATCGCCGAGCGGTTCCCCGGCAAGCGCATCGAGTACGTCTCCACCGAGTCCTTTACCAACGACCTGATCAACGCGATCCGCGACGACAAGATGACGCAATTCAGAAACCGCTACCGCTCGGTGGACCTGCTGCTTGTGGACGACATTCAGTTCCTCGCGGGCAAGGAGCGGACGCAAGAAGAGTTCTTCCATACCTTCAACGCCTTGTACGAGAACCACAAGCAGATCATCCTGAGTTCGGATCGTCCCCCCAAGGACATCCAGACGCTCGAAGGCCGCCTCCGCAGCCGCTTCGAGTGGGGGCTGATTACCGATATCCAGTCCCCCGAGTTCGAGACGCGGGTCGCAATCCTGAAGATGAACGCCGAGCACAACCGCATCGACATTCCTCAGGACGTACTGGAACTGATCGCCCGGCAGGTCACGAGCAACATCCGGGAGCTGGAGGGTGCGCTGATGCGGGTGGTGGCCTTCGCCAGCCTGAACAACGTGGCCTTCTCGCGCTCGGCAGCGTCCAAGGCGCTGAGCAACGTGTTCGCCTCGCAGGAAGTCAAGGTGGAAATGATCGACGTGCTGCGGGCCACGGCGGCGCAATACGGCATGTCCGCCGAGATGATTCGCGGATCAGGACGTGCCCGGGACGTGGTGGTGCCCCGGCAGGTGGCGATGTACCTGATCCGCGAATTGACCGCGCATTCACTGCCCGAGATCGGCCAGTTTTTCGGGCGAGACCACTCAACGGTGATGCACGCGGTGTCCAAAGTGACGGAAGCCTTGGGCAGAGATGCCGAGTTGGCAGCAGCCGTAGACGCCCTTCGTGATCAGCTCAAATATGTGGAAGGTGAGGAAAAAGATGCATAA
- the dnaN gene encoding DNA polymerase III subunit beta: protein MRAHVTKKILSEGLGLLERVIPSRSSNPLLTALKVEASEAGLTLSGTNLEIDLSCFVPAEVQEPQSFVVPAHLLAQIVKSLGGELVELELTGNELAVRAGGSDFKLQTGDLEAYPPLSFPSHADVSLDAAELARALGSVRYAASNEAFQAVFRGIKLEHRADFARVVASDGYRVAIRDFPASGDGRNLIVPARSADELIRVLREGEARFTYGEGTLSVTTERVRMNLKLLEGDFPDYERVIPKEIKLQVTLPATALKEAVNRVAVLADKNANNRVEFMVSGGKLLLAAEGDYGRAQDTLDVVQGGSEPAISLAFNARHVLDALSPIEGDAELLFSGSTSPAIFRASGGGGYMAVMVTLRV from the coding sequence ATGAGAGCGCACGTCACCAAGAAAATTCTCAGCGAAGGGCTTGGTCTGCTCGAACGGGTTATTCCCAGCCGCAGCAGCAATCCCCTTCTCACCGCCCTGAAGGTGGAGGCCAGTGAGGCAGGACTGACCCTCAGCGGCACCAACCTCGAAATCGACCTGTCGTGCTTCGTACCTGCGGAGGTGCAGGAGCCCCAAAGCTTCGTCGTGCCGGCCCACCTGCTCGCGCAGATCGTCAAGAGCCTGGGCGGCGAACTCGTTGAGCTGGAACTGACTGGCAATGAATTGGCCGTTCGTGCCGGTGGGTCTGATTTCAAACTCCAGACCGGGGACCTGGAAGCTTATCCGCCGCTCTCGTTCCCGAGTCACGCCGACGTGAGCCTGGACGCCGCCGAACTTGCCCGTGCGCTGGGCAGCGTCCGTTACGCCGCGAGCAACGAAGCTTTTCAGGCCGTATTCCGGGGAATCAAGCTCGAACACCGCGCCGATTTCGCCCGCGTGGTGGCGTCCGACGGCTACCGGGTGGCGATCCGCGACTTTCCGGCGAGTGGCGACGGCAGGAACCTCATCGTGCCCGCCCGCAGCGCCGACGAACTGATCCGCGTGCTGCGCGAGGGCGAGGCCCGCTTCACCTACGGCGAGGGCACGCTGAGCGTGACCACCGAGCGCGTCCGCATGAACCTCAAGCTGCTGGAAGGCGATTTCCCCGATTACGAGCGCGTGATCCCCAAGGAGATCAAGCTCCAGGTCACGCTGCCCGCCACGGCGTTGAAGGAAGCCGTGAACCGCGTCGCCGTACTCGCCGACAAAAATGCCAACAACCGGGTGGAGTTCATGGTGTCGGGAGGCAAACTGCTGCTCGCCGCCGAGGGTGACTATGGGCGGGCGCAGGATACGTTGGACGTGGTGCAGGGAGGCAGCGAACCTGCCATCAGCCTCGCCTTCAACGCCCGGCACGTGCTTGACGCCCTCTCACCCATTGAGGGAGACGCCGAACTCCTTTTCTCGGGCTCCACCAGCCCCGCTATCTTCCGCGCGAGCGGGGGCGGGGGTTAC